Proteins from one Ricinus communis isolate WT05 ecotype wild-type chromosome 9, ASM1957865v1, whole genome shotgun sequence genomic window:
- the LOC8286858 gene encoding dnaJ homolog subfamily C member 17 isoform X1, whose product MDIDIDHYEVLGLASGEEGAKLTENEISKAYKKKALELHPDKRRDDPDAHANFQKLKSSYEILKDEKARKLFDDLLRVKRERYVHSFQRDSKRQKMVSDLEARERAAFAPDPVAKAREEEDMIARKLKEEIERIRAMHANKGAHATSASKREAVGVARESVNNTDREKMLKVSWEKGGEDYSAERLKELFSKFGEVEDVVISSSKKKRSALVQMATKEAAVAATGSVSGDLNNPLLVLPVKPAIATEFPSFQQQSESAHVNNLVGTGYKAYEDSILEKLQKAAAARSQK is encoded by the exons ATGGATATTGATATCGATCACTATGAGGTTTTAGGGTTAGCTTCTGGTGAGGAGGGGGCTAAGCTTACAGAAAATGAAATATCGAAAGCATACAAGAAAAAGGCTTTGGAATTGCATCCTGATAAGAGACGCGATGACCCAGATGCTCATGCTAATTTTCAAAAGCTTAAATCCTCATATGAGATTCTCAAGGATGAGAAAGCTCGCAAATTGTTTGATGATCTTCTTCGAGTTAAGCGCGAGAGATATGTACACTCGTTTCAAAGGGATTCCAAGCGACAGAAGATGGTTTCTGATCTTGAAGCGAGAGAACGGGCAGCCTTTGCACCTGACCCTGTTGCTAAGGCTCGGGAGGAAGAGGACATGATTGCTAGGAAGcttaaagaagaaatagaaagGATTCGTGCAATGCATGCAAATAAAGGAGCACATGCAACATCAGCCTCAAAGAGAGAGGCGGTAGGAGTGGCAAGAGAGAGTGTGAATAATACTGATAGGGAAAAGATGCTTAAGGTTTCCTGGGAAAAGGGTGGTGAAGATTATAGTGCAGAAAGGTTAAAAGAATTGTTTTCGAAGTTTGGTGAGGTTGAAGATGTTGTAATTAGCAGTTCCAAGAAAAAACGTTCAGCACTTGTTCAAATGGCAACCAAAGAAGCAGCT GTGGCAGCTACAGGAAGCGTGTCTGGGGATCTAAACAATCCTCTTCTAGTTTTACCTGTTAAACCTGCCATTGCAACAGAGTTTCCAAGTTTCCAACAGCAGTCGGAGTCTGCTCACGTGAACAACTTGGTTGGCACAGGTTATAAGGCATATGAAGATTCTATCTTAGAGAAACTCCAAAAG GCTGCAGCAGCAAGAAGCCAAAAATGA
- the LOC8286858 gene encoding dnaJ homolog subfamily C member 17 isoform X2 — MDIDIDHYEVLGLASGEEGAKLTENEISKAYKKKALELHPDKRRDDPDAHANFQKLKSSYEILKDEKARKLFDDLLRVKRERYVHSFQRDSKRQKMVSDLEARERAAFAPDPVAKAREEEDMIARKLKEEIERIRAMHANKGAHATSASKREAVGVARESVNNTDREKMLKVSWEKGGEDYSAERLKELFSKFGEVEDVVISSSKKKRSALVQMATKEAAVAATGSVSGDLNNPLLVLPVKPAIATEFPSFQQQSESAHVNNLVGTGYKAYEDSILEKLQKGQ, encoded by the exons ATGGATATTGATATCGATCACTATGAGGTTTTAGGGTTAGCTTCTGGTGAGGAGGGGGCTAAGCTTACAGAAAATGAAATATCGAAAGCATACAAGAAAAAGGCTTTGGAATTGCATCCTGATAAGAGACGCGATGACCCAGATGCTCATGCTAATTTTCAAAAGCTTAAATCCTCATATGAGATTCTCAAGGATGAGAAAGCTCGCAAATTGTTTGATGATCTTCTTCGAGTTAAGCGCGAGAGATATGTACACTCGTTTCAAAGGGATTCCAAGCGACAGAAGATGGTTTCTGATCTTGAAGCGAGAGAACGGGCAGCCTTTGCACCTGACCCTGTTGCTAAGGCTCGGGAGGAAGAGGACATGATTGCTAGGAAGcttaaagaagaaatagaaagGATTCGTGCAATGCATGCAAATAAAGGAGCACATGCAACATCAGCCTCAAAGAGAGAGGCGGTAGGAGTGGCAAGAGAGAGTGTGAATAATACTGATAGGGAAAAGATGCTTAAGGTTTCCTGGGAAAAGGGTGGTGAAGATTATAGTGCAGAAAGGTTAAAAGAATTGTTTTCGAAGTTTGGTGAGGTTGAAGATGTTGTAATTAGCAGTTCCAAGAAAAAACGTTCAGCACTTGTTCAAATGGCAACCAAAGAAGCAGCT GTGGCAGCTACAGGAAGCGTGTCTGGGGATCTAAACAATCCTCTTCTAGTTTTACCTGTTAAACCTGCCATTGCAACAGAGTTTCCAAGTTTCCAACAGCAGTCGGAGTCTGCTCACGTGAACAACTTGGTTGGCACAGGTTATAAGGCATATGAAGATTCTATCTTAGAGAAACTCCAAAAG GGACAATAA
- the LOC8286857 gene encoding probable ribosomal RNA small subunit methyltransferase B isoform X1 produces the protein MAHVLSLHVYLSADTSKTARCMPLKFSKRANKPKKSLSAPRKGPVSPLKKTQKLNLEVSPHRAVSAVRLMRIEMGGAFADLLNEKGKGSGENEMGYVERTLGFRTKNLDDRDLRLVTDVVGGTIRWRRFLDHLICSLFHDENTFRSMEPLLLQILRIGAYEIVKLDMPPYAVVDENVRLAKVALRPGAGNMVNGILRKLVLLKENNSLPLPKLEGDARAQARALATLHSHPVWMVRRWTKYLGQEEAIRLMIWNNSDPSFSLRANGGKGVTRDDLVTRLNLLKVPYELSPYSDHFVRMRTGLQIVLQAGLLKEGFCSVQDESAGLVVSIVNPQPGDSIIDCCAAPGGKTVYMASLMEGQGMVYAIDINKGRLRILQETAKLHQIDGVITAVPSDLRVLAENYPMKSDKVLLDAPCSGLGVLSKRADLRWNRRVEDLEELKNLQDELLDAASTLVKPGGFLVYSTCSIDPEENEERVDAFLLRHPEFQIDPVDRYVPPDLVTERGFYSSSPVKHSIDGAFAARLVKAL, from the exons ATGGCGCACGTGCTTTCCCTCCATGTCTATCTCTCTGCAGATACAAGCAAAACTGCTCGTTGTATGCCACTTAAGTTCTCCAAGAGAGCAAACAAACCCAAGAAGTCTCTTTCTGCTCCTAGGAAAG GCCCTGTCAGTCCATTGAAGAAAACCCAGAAATTGAATTTGGAGGTCTCCCCTCATAGAGCTG TTTCTGCTGTGAGGCTGATGAGAATAGAGATGGGTGGTGCATTTGCTGATCTCTTGAATGAGAAAGGGAAAGGTTCTGGTGAAAATGAAATGGGATATGTTGAAAGAACTCTTGGATTTCGAACCAAAAATTTGGATGATCGCGATCTAAGATTG GTCACAGACGTTGTTGGTGGCACAATTCGTTGGAGGAGATTTCTTGATCATTTGATTTGTTCATTGTTCCATGATGAGAATACATTTCGGAGCATGGAACCTCTTCTCTTGCAG attcttCGTATTGGTGCTTATGAAATTGTGAAGCTAGACATGCCGCCATATGCTGTTGTAGATGAG AATGTGAGACTTGCAAAAGTTGCCCTTAGGCCTGGTGCTGGTAACATGGTCAATGGGATTTTACGGAAGCTAGTTTTGCTCAAG gaAAATAACTCTCTTCCTCTCCCCAAATTGGAAGGCGATGCTCGTGCACAAGCACGTGCTCTTGCCACTCTACATTCTCATCCTGTG TGGATGGTAAGGCGCTGGACAAAGTATCTTGGGCAAGAAGAGGCAATTAGGTTGATGATATGGAATAACAGTGACCCCAGTTTCAGTTTGAG GGCAAACGGGGGAAAAGGAGTGACAAGAGATGACCTTGTGACAAGGCTTAATTTGTTGAAG GTTCCTTATGAGCTTTCTCCATATTCGGATCACTTTGTTCGTATGAGAACAGGATTGCAG ATTGTTTTACAAGCTGGATTACTGAAAGAAGGTTTCTGTTCAGTTCAGGATGAGAGTGCAG GTTTGGTAGTTTCCATTGTGAATCCTCAACCTGGTGACAGCATTATTGATTGTTGTGCTGCTCCTGGAGGAAAGACGGTGTACATGGCATCTCTAATGGAAGGCCAAG GCATGGTGTATGCAATTGACATAAACAAAGGCCGGTTAAGAATCCTTCAAGAGACAGCCAAGTTGCACCAAATTGACGGTGTGATCACTGCAGTTCCTTCAGATCTTCGTGTCCTTGCT GAAAATTACCCGATGAAGTCTGATAAAGTTTTGTTAGATGCTCCTTGTTCTGGGCTTGGTGTTCTCTCTAAG AGAGCGGACCTGCGATGGAATAGAAGAGTGGAAGATTTGgaagaattaaagaatttgCAGGACGAACTGCTTGATGCTGCTTCCAC ATTGGTAAAGCCTGGTggatttttagtatatagtACCTGCTCCATAGATCCTGAAGAGAATGAAGAGAGAGTGGACGCGTTTCTTCTCAGGCACCCA GAATTTCAAATAGATCCTGTTGACAGATATGTGCCACCAGATCTTGTGACTGAGCGTGGCTTCTACTCTTCTAGCCCAGTAAAACATTCAATTGATGGGGCATTTGCCGCTCGTCTTGTCAAGGCCTTGTGA
- the LOC8286857 gene encoding probable ribosomal RNA small subunit methyltransferase B isoform X2, translated as MRIEMGGAFADLLNEKGKGSGENEMGYVERTLGFRTKNLDDRDLRLVTDVVGGTIRWRRFLDHLICSLFHDENTFRSMEPLLLQILRIGAYEIVKLDMPPYAVVDENVRLAKVALRPGAGNMVNGILRKLVLLKENNSLPLPKLEGDARAQARALATLHSHPVWMVRRWTKYLGQEEAIRLMIWNNSDPSFSLRANGGKGVTRDDLVTRLNLLKVPYELSPYSDHFVRMRTGLQIVLQAGLLKEGFCSVQDESAGLVVSIVNPQPGDSIIDCCAAPGGKTVYMASLMEGQGMVYAIDINKGRLRILQETAKLHQIDGVITAVPSDLRVLAENYPMKSDKVLLDAPCSGLGVLSKRADLRWNRRVEDLEELKNLQDELLDAASTLVKPGGFLVYSTCSIDPEENEERVDAFLLRHPEFQIDPVDRYVPPDLVTERGFYSSSPVKHSIDGAFAARLVKAL; from the exons ATGAGAATAGAGATGGGTGGTGCATTTGCTGATCTCTTGAATGAGAAAGGGAAAGGTTCTGGTGAAAATGAAATGGGATATGTTGAAAGAACTCTTGGATTTCGAACCAAAAATTTGGATGATCGCGATCTAAGATTG GTCACAGACGTTGTTGGTGGCACAATTCGTTGGAGGAGATTTCTTGATCATTTGATTTGTTCATTGTTCCATGATGAGAATACATTTCGGAGCATGGAACCTCTTCTCTTGCAG attcttCGTATTGGTGCTTATGAAATTGTGAAGCTAGACATGCCGCCATATGCTGTTGTAGATGAG AATGTGAGACTTGCAAAAGTTGCCCTTAGGCCTGGTGCTGGTAACATGGTCAATGGGATTTTACGGAAGCTAGTTTTGCTCAAG gaAAATAACTCTCTTCCTCTCCCCAAATTGGAAGGCGATGCTCGTGCACAAGCACGTGCTCTTGCCACTCTACATTCTCATCCTGTG TGGATGGTAAGGCGCTGGACAAAGTATCTTGGGCAAGAAGAGGCAATTAGGTTGATGATATGGAATAACAGTGACCCCAGTTTCAGTTTGAG GGCAAACGGGGGAAAAGGAGTGACAAGAGATGACCTTGTGACAAGGCTTAATTTGTTGAAG GTTCCTTATGAGCTTTCTCCATATTCGGATCACTTTGTTCGTATGAGAACAGGATTGCAG ATTGTTTTACAAGCTGGATTACTGAAAGAAGGTTTCTGTTCAGTTCAGGATGAGAGTGCAG GTTTGGTAGTTTCCATTGTGAATCCTCAACCTGGTGACAGCATTATTGATTGTTGTGCTGCTCCTGGAGGAAAGACGGTGTACATGGCATCTCTAATGGAAGGCCAAG GCATGGTGTATGCAATTGACATAAACAAAGGCCGGTTAAGAATCCTTCAAGAGACAGCCAAGTTGCACCAAATTGACGGTGTGATCACTGCAGTTCCTTCAGATCTTCGTGTCCTTGCT GAAAATTACCCGATGAAGTCTGATAAAGTTTTGTTAGATGCTCCTTGTTCTGGGCTTGGTGTTCTCTCTAAG AGAGCGGACCTGCGATGGAATAGAAGAGTGGAAGATTTGgaagaattaaagaatttgCAGGACGAACTGCTTGATGCTGCTTCCAC ATTGGTAAAGCCTGGTggatttttagtatatagtACCTGCTCCATAGATCCTGAAGAGAATGAAGAGAGAGTGGACGCGTTTCTTCTCAGGCACCCA GAATTTCAAATAGATCCTGTTGACAGATATGTGCCACCAGATCTTGTGACTGAGCGTGGCTTCTACTCTTCTAGCCCAGTAAAACATTCAATTGATGGGGCATTTGCCGCTCGTCTTGTCAAGGCCTTGTGA
- the LOC8286856 gene encoding poly(A)-specific ribonuclease PARN isoform X1, which produces MTKQWPLKALSRALSRAYSSSSTSNSTPSFPLKHVVKSNFNSSLADLKRHVIAADFIAIDLEMTGITTAPWRESFEYDRFDVRYLKVKDSAEKFAVVQFGVCPFRWDSDHHSFIAHPYNFFIFREDCEFLCQATSLEFLAKYQFDFNTCILEGMSYLSRRQEEEALRRLNLRYEDSNLNDVGDVPLASITDILFSERMKNRLSEWRDGLLKNGNGIGDSQFQTIFYKMRPALCLSGFTSHQLKLIQLVTRKHFENLAYVGCGQSSSLQELVVYIDSENDKDLLMKEVKDEYRKGAEMKIKNAIGFRHVIDLLSSAQKLIVGHNCFLDIAHIHSKFLGPLPPTAEEFVSAVNKYFPHIIDTKILLNANNVLLQRMKKSGTSLSAAFSLLCPQLATSSNKGINWASRPCVNVEVQVDDTRSSNWSSGVKHEAGYDAFMTGCVFAQACNHLGVDFKLKSSSENLAHNEKLQKLINLLYISWINWDIIDLRTGNRVAESLGFNYLRKQRPNILFKNIVLIWRFPSRLKAGEIRECICKAFGLNSVTSIYHVDETAVFVQFSKAELVSEFLVLKESLDRSNDPISVLHPLSKLLDGGNTCAADYETYKEICSSPISKVRFADQAAAVGINWKTKLVESKIDAESQHQDSFYKEDARTTKSASTKKSNAGDHSVIDDLLSGRSACDQVIDSFYAAEDQRIRATNL; this is translated from the exons ATGACCAAGCAATGGCCGCTAAAAGCACTCTCGCGTGCTCTCTCGCGTGCATACTCGTCCTCCTCTACCTCCAACTCTACGCCGTCGTTTCCCCTAAAACACGTCGTGAAATCAAACTTCAACTCCTCGCTGGCTGACCTCAAACGTCATGTCATCGCCGCCGATTTTATCGCTATCGACCTTGAAATGACCGGAATCACCACAGCTCCATGGCGCGAGTCATTCGAATACGATAGATTTGACGTCCGTTACCTTAAAGTCAAAGATTCCGCCGAGAAGTTCGCCGTCGTTCAGTTCGGCGTTTGTCCATTCCGTTGGGATTCCGATCACCACTCCTTCATTGCTCATCC gtataatttctttatatttcgCGAGGATTGTGAATTTTTATGCCAGGCCACGTCCCTAGAGTTCTTAGCTAAATATCAGTTTGATTTCAATACTTGTATACTCGAag GAATGTCTTATTTATCCAGAAGGCAGGAGGAGGAGGCACTTAGACGCTTGAATTTAAGATATGAGGATAGTAATTTGAATGATGTTGGAGACGTACCATTGGCCAGTATTACTGATATTCTTTTCAGTGAAAGAATGAAGAACAGATTGAGTGAATGGCGTGATGGTTTATTGAAGAATGGAAATGGGATTGGGGATTCTCAGTTTCAAACTATTTTCTATAAGATGCGTCCAGCTCTTTGTTTGAGTGGTTTTACTTCGCATCAGCTTAAGTTGATTCAGCTG GTCACTAGGAAGCATTTTGAAAATCTTGCTTATGTTGGTTGTGGTCAAAGTTCTTCTCTGCAAGAATTAGTTGTATATATAGACTCCGAGAATGACAAGGACTTACTTATG AAAGAGGTGAAGGATGAGTACCGTAAAGGGGCGgagatgaaaataaaaaatgcaatTGGTTTTCGCCATGTTATTGACCTTCTTTCTTCTGCACAGAAGTTGATTGTTGGTCACAATTGCTTCTTGG ATATTGCGCACATACACAGCAAATTTCTAGGTCCTCTTCCTCCAACCGCGGAAGAATTTGTTTCCGCTGTTAACAAGTATTTTCCACACATTATTGATACCAAAATTCTCTTGAACGCTAATAATGTACTCCTTCAAAGGATGAAGAAATCAGGAACATCACTCTCAGCAGCCTTTTCTCTACTCTGTCCACAACTAGCTACAAGTTCAAATAAGGGCATTAATTGGGCTTCTCGTCCATGTGTGAATGTGGAGGTTCAAGTGGATGATACAAG GTCCTCCAATTGGAGTTCTGGAGTCAAACATGAAGCTGGTTATGATGCTTTCATGACAGGGTGTGTCTTCGCTCAGGCATGCAATCATCTAGGCGTCGATTTTAAGCTCAAGTCATCCTCTGAGAATCTGGCTCATAATGAAAAGCTCCAGAAGCTCATCAACCTTCTTTATATCAGTTGGATTAATTGGGACATAATTGATCTAAGAACTGGGAATAGGGTTGCAGAGTCTTTGGGATTTAATTACCTCAGAAAGCAACGTCCTAacattctttttaagaatattgtTTTAATATGGCGATTTCCGTCCAGACTCAAGGCTGGGGAGATAAGAGAGTGCATCTGTAAAGCCTTTGGCCTAAACTCTGTTACATCAATCTATCATGTGGATGAAACTGCAGTTTTTGTTCAGTTCAGCAAGGCAGAGTTGGTCTCTGAATTTCTAGTCCTGAAAGAATCCTTGGATCGAAGTAATGATCCCATATCTGTTTTGCATCCTCTATCAAAATTGTTGGATGGTGGAAATACGTGTGCTGCAGATTATGAAACTTATAAAGAGATCTGCAGTTCACCCATCTCCAAAGTTCGTTTTGCAGATCAGGCAGCGGCTGTTGGTATCAACTGGAAGACCAAGTTGGTAGAATCCAAAATAGATGCAGAGTCCCAACACCAAGACAGTTTCTATAAAGAAGATGCAAGAACTACTAAATCGGCTTCTACTAAAAAGAGCAATGCAGGCGATCACAGTGTCATAGATGATCTATTGAGCGGCCGATCAGCATGTGATCAGGTTATCGATTCCTTTTATGCTGCAGAAGACCAAAGGATTAGAGCTACAAATTTGTGA
- the LOC8286856 gene encoding poly(A)-specific ribonuclease PARN isoform X2: MKNRLSEWRDGLLKNGNGIGDSQFQTIFYKMRPALCLSGFTSHQLKLIQLVTRKHFENLAYVGCGQSSSLQELVVYIDSENDKDLLMKEVKDEYRKGAEMKIKNAIGFRHVIDLLSSAQKLIVGHNCFLDIAHIHSKFLGPLPPTAEEFVSAVNKYFPHIIDTKILLNANNVLLQRMKKSGTSLSAAFSLLCPQLATSSNKGINWASRPCVNVEVQVDDTRSSNWSSGVKHEAGYDAFMTGCVFAQACNHLGVDFKLKSSSENLAHNEKLQKLINLLYISWINWDIIDLRTGNRVAESLGFNYLRKQRPNILFKNIVLIWRFPSRLKAGEIRECICKAFGLNSVTSIYHVDETAVFVQFSKAELVSEFLVLKESLDRSNDPISVLHPLSKLLDGGNTCAADYETYKEICSSPISKVRFADQAAAVGINWKTKLVESKIDAESQHQDSFYKEDARTTKSASTKKSNAGDHSVIDDLLSGRSACDQVIDSFYAAEDQRIRATNL; encoded by the exons ATGAAGAACAGATTGAGTGAATGGCGTGATGGTTTATTGAAGAATGGAAATGGGATTGGGGATTCTCAGTTTCAAACTATTTTCTATAAGATGCGTCCAGCTCTTTGTTTGAGTGGTTTTACTTCGCATCAGCTTAAGTTGATTCAGCTG GTCACTAGGAAGCATTTTGAAAATCTTGCTTATGTTGGTTGTGGTCAAAGTTCTTCTCTGCAAGAATTAGTTGTATATATAGACTCCGAGAATGACAAGGACTTACTTATG AAAGAGGTGAAGGATGAGTACCGTAAAGGGGCGgagatgaaaataaaaaatgcaatTGGTTTTCGCCATGTTATTGACCTTCTTTCTTCTGCACAGAAGTTGATTGTTGGTCACAATTGCTTCTTGG ATATTGCGCACATACACAGCAAATTTCTAGGTCCTCTTCCTCCAACCGCGGAAGAATTTGTTTCCGCTGTTAACAAGTATTTTCCACACATTATTGATACCAAAATTCTCTTGAACGCTAATAATGTACTCCTTCAAAGGATGAAGAAATCAGGAACATCACTCTCAGCAGCCTTTTCTCTACTCTGTCCACAACTAGCTACAAGTTCAAATAAGGGCATTAATTGGGCTTCTCGTCCATGTGTGAATGTGGAGGTTCAAGTGGATGATACAAG GTCCTCCAATTGGAGTTCTGGAGTCAAACATGAAGCTGGTTATGATGCTTTCATGACAGGGTGTGTCTTCGCTCAGGCATGCAATCATCTAGGCGTCGATTTTAAGCTCAAGTCATCCTCTGAGAATCTGGCTCATAATGAAAAGCTCCAGAAGCTCATCAACCTTCTTTATATCAGTTGGATTAATTGGGACATAATTGATCTAAGAACTGGGAATAGGGTTGCAGAGTCTTTGGGATTTAATTACCTCAGAAAGCAACGTCCTAacattctttttaagaatattgtTTTAATATGGCGATTTCCGTCCAGACTCAAGGCTGGGGAGATAAGAGAGTGCATCTGTAAAGCCTTTGGCCTAAACTCTGTTACATCAATCTATCATGTGGATGAAACTGCAGTTTTTGTTCAGTTCAGCAAGGCAGAGTTGGTCTCTGAATTTCTAGTCCTGAAAGAATCCTTGGATCGAAGTAATGATCCCATATCTGTTTTGCATCCTCTATCAAAATTGTTGGATGGTGGAAATACGTGTGCTGCAGATTATGAAACTTATAAAGAGATCTGCAGTTCACCCATCTCCAAAGTTCGTTTTGCAGATCAGGCAGCGGCTGTTGGTATCAACTGGAAGACCAAGTTGGTAGAATCCAAAATAGATGCAGAGTCCCAACACCAAGACAGTTTCTATAAAGAAGATGCAAGAACTACTAAATCGGCTTCTACTAAAAAGAGCAATGCAGGCGATCACAGTGTCATAGATGATCTATTGAGCGGCCGATCAGCATGTGATCAGGTTATCGATTCCTTTTATGCTGCAGAAGACCAAAGGATTAGAGCTACAAATTTGTGA
- the LOC8286855 gene encoding uncharacterized protein LOC8286855, producing the protein MNVGDLNKVWEIKALKKPGEEEAKRMLEKIAKQVQPIMRKHKWRVKVLSEFCPKNPALLGLNVGGGVHVKLRLRRPNRDWDFFPFDMVLDTMLHELCHNVHGPHNANFYKLWDELRKECEELLSKGITGSAEGFDMPGRRLGGFSCQPPLSSLPKTALAAAEKRAKLGSLLPSGPKRLGGDNTIMIALSPIQAAAMAAERRLQDEIWCGSQSAEVSEDGENSTDIAEDLVDARQTARSSRPDNGRKRSRELSNTTDSQSFNGHLESNIVDLSTDVSTSGSIRDRGTNPKKRTWNLYKSASSDSAFINLIGGSSLGSIANHEIHSSEELAMWECAACTLLNPPLAPICNLCSTEKPKDASAKYKIWSCKFCTLENSVKLDKCSACSEWRYSYGPPVSTPAPNHGT; encoded by the exons atgaatgtAGGAGATCTCAACAAAGTATGGGAAATTAAAGCTTTAAAGAAACCaggagaagaagaagccaAAAGAATGCTCGAAAAAATTGCCAAACAAGTCCAACCCATTATGCGTAAACACAAATGGCGTGTTAAAGTCCTTTCCGAATTctg TCCAAAGAATCCAGCTCTTCTGGGATTGAATGTAGGAGGTGGAGTGCATGTCAAATTGAGGCTTCGGAGGCCGAATAGAGATTGGGATTTCTTTCCATTTGATATGGTTTTGGATACTATGCTTCATGAATTATGTCATAATGTTCACGGTCCTCATAATGCCAATTTCTATAAGCTTTGGGATGAGTTGAGAAAG GAATGTGAGGAGCTGCTTTCCAAGGGAATAACCGGCAGTGCGGAGGGATTTGATATGCCTGGGAGACGTTTGGGTGGGTTTTCCTGTCAGCCTCCTCTTTCATCTCTTCCTAAAACTGCCTTAGCTGCGGCAGAGAAGAGAGCAAAATTGGGATCTTTGCTACCATCTGGACCTAAACGTCTTGGTGGCGATAATACCATTATGATTGCACTCAGTCCAATACAGGCTGCAGCAATGGCTGCTGAAAGGAGGTTGCAGGATGAGATTTGGTGCGGTTCTCAGTCTGCTGAGGTTTCCGAGGATGGAGAAAATAGCACTGATATTGCAGAAGACCTTGTAGATGCGAGGCAAACTGCAAGAAGCTCAAGGCCAGACAATGGTAGAAAAAGAAGTCGTGAACTAAGTAATACTACAGATTCTCAATCTTTTAATGGCCATTTAGAGTCCAATATTGTAGATTTATCTACAGATGTTTCAACGTCTGGTTCAATTCGTGACCGTGGCACCAACCCTAAAAAGAGAACTTGGAATTTATATAAGAGTGCATCTTCTGATTCtgcttttattaatttaatcgGCGGTTCATCTCTTGGGTCAATAGCTAATCATGAAATACATAGTTCAGAGGAGCTTGCTATGTGGGAGTGTGCAGCTTGCACATTATTGAACCCA CCATTAGCCCCAATCTGCAACCTGTGTAGCACAGAAAAGCCCAAAGATGCTAGTGCCAAATACAAAATATGGTCCTGCAAATTCTGTACATTAGAGAATAGTGTAAAGTTGGACAAATGCTCGGCCTGCAGTGAATGGAGATATTCATATGGTCCACCAGTATCAACTCCAGCACCCAATCATGGCACCTGA